A single window of Methanosphaera sp. DNA harbors:
- a CDS encoding ABC transporter permease: MSDFMNKKMLEFIRNKAIHFILLMLAVAIFSFILLEMSPIDPVNAYLKEASVTAAQRAMLEQYWGVGQPLTTKIFNWLSMVLTGNLGVSLIYRVPVVEVIGQKFMASLVLLAVSWIISGIIGIVLGILAGKNKDSWIDRAVKTYCYILQSAPSFWIGMLLIIIFAVQLGWFPVGLGVPISTLNSNATIWQWLSCMVLPALTLSLVGVAPIALYTRNELVDVLSSDYVLFAKARGEKGWNLIERQTLRNILLPAITLQFLSFSELFGGAVLVEQVFSYPGLGQTAVQAGLQSDVPLLLAIVLISAVFVFAGNLIADILYYFVDPRIKENEQIDK; this comes from the coding sequence ATAAGTGATTTTATGAATAAAAAAATGTTGGAATTTATAAGAAATAAGGCAATTCATTTTATTTTACTAATGCTTGCAGTTGCAATATTTAGTTTTATACTTCTTGAAATGTCTCCTATAGATCCTGTTAATGCATACCTAAAAGAGGCAAGTGTTACAGCAGCCCAGAGAGCTATGCTAGAGCAGTATTGGGGTGTTGGTCAACCACTAACAACTAAGATTTTCAATTGGTTGTCAATGGTGCTAACAGGAAATCTTGGAGTATCTTTAATATATCGTGTACCTGTAGTAGAGGTAATTGGACAGAAATTCATGGCATCATTAGTTTTACTTGCAGTGTCATGGATAATTAGTGGTATTATTGGAATAGTCCTTGGAATCCTTGCAGGGAAAAATAAGGATTCATGGATTGATAGAGCAGTAAAAACTTACTGTTATATTTTACAATCAGCACCATCATTTTGGATAGGAATGTTGCTGATAATAATATTTGCAGTACAACTTGGATGGTTCCCAGTAGGACTTGGTGTACCAATATCAACACTTAATTCAAATGCAACAATATGGCAATGGCTATCATGTATGGTACTACCAGCACTAACACTAAGTCTGGTAGGAGTAGCACCAATAGCATTATATACAAGAAATGAACTTGTAGATGTACTCTCATCAGACTATGTACTCTTTGCAAAAGCAAGAGGAGAAAAAGGATGGAACTTAATAGAAAGACAAACACTAAGAAACATACTACTACCTGCAATTACACTACAATTTTTATCATTTAGTGAATTATTTGGAGGAGCAGTACTAGTTGAACAAGTATTTTCATATCCAGGACTCGGACAAACAGCAGTACAAGCAGGACTTCAAAGTGATGTACCATTGCTTCTTGCAATAGTATTAATAAGTGCAGTATTTGTATTTGCAGGAAACTTAATTGCAGATATACTATACTACTTTGTAGATCCAAGAATTAAGGAGAATGAACAAATTGACAAATAA
- the tuf gene encoding translation elongation factor EF-1 subunit alpha — MAKEKTHMNLAFIGHVDHGKSTLVGHLLLLEGAIAEQQLDDGEDKFRFVMDRLGEERERGVTIDLAHAKFETQKYEYTVVDCPGHRDFVKNMITGASQADAAVLVVAANDGIMPQTKEHIFLSKTLGINQLIIAINKMDVVDYDENKFNELKEELGKLIASVGFKPSEVPFIPVSAFEGDNITDKSANTPWYKGNTLVQELDALDEPDKPVDLPLRLPIQDVYSITGVGTVPVGRVETGVLNSGDNVAFEPAGVTGEVKSIEMHHEILEKAEPGDNVGFNVRGVGKNDVKRGDVAGTTKNPPTVAKEFKAQIVVLQHPGVITVGYTPVFHAHTAQIACTFLSLDVKLDPATGQPKEENPDFLKTGDAALVTIKPTKPMVIENIKEIPHMGRFAIRDMGQTVAAGMCIDITDKK; from the coding sequence ATGGCAAAAGAAAAAACACACATGAACTTAGCATTCATAGGTCACGTAGACCACGGTAAATCAACATTAGTAGGACACCTTTTATTATTAGAAGGAGCTATTGCTGAACAACAATTAGATGATGGAGAAGACAAATTCAGATTTGTAATGGACAGACTCGGAGAAGAAAGAGAAAGAGGAGTAACAATCGACCTCGCTCACGCTAAATTCGAAACACAAAAATACGAATACACAGTTGTAGATTGTCCAGGACACCGTGACTTTGTTAAAAACATGATTACAGGAGCATCACAAGCAGATGCAGCTGTACTTGTAGTAGCAGCAAACGACGGTATCATGCCACAAACAAAAGAACACATCTTCTTATCAAAAACATTAGGTATCAACCAGTTAATTATTGCAATTAACAAAATGGATGTAGTAGACTACGATGAAAACAAATTCAACGAACTTAAAGAAGAATTAGGAAAACTCATCGCATCAGTAGGTTTCAAACCTTCAGAAGTTCCTTTCATCCCAGTTTCAGCATTTGAAGGAGACAACATCACAGATAAAAGTGCAAACACACCTTGGTACAAAGGAAACACCTTAGTACAAGAATTAGATGCACTTGATGAACCAGATAAACCTGTAGACTTACCTTTAAGATTACCTATTCAAGATGTATACTCAATTACAGGAGTAGGTACAGTACCTGTAGGAAGAGTAGAAACAGGAGTATTAAATTCCGGAGATAACGTAGCATTCGAACCAGCAGGAGTAACTGGAGAAGTTAAATCTATCGAAATGCACCACGAAATTCTCGAAAAAGCTGAACCTGGAGACAACGTTGGATTCAACGTAAGAGGTGTAGGTAAAAACGATGTAAAAAGAGGAGACGTTGCTGGAACAACCAAAAACCCTCCAACGGTTGCTAAAGAATTCAAAGCACAAATCGTTGTATTACAACACCCTGGTGTAATCACAGTTGGATACACACCTGTATTCCACGCACACACAGCACAAATTGCATGTACTTTCTTATCTTTAGATGTAAAACTTGACCCTGCAACAGGACAACCTAAAGAAGAAAACCCTGACTTCCTTAAAACAGGAGATGCTGCATTAGTAACAATTAAACCAACAAAACCTATGGTTATCGAAAACATTAAAGAAATCCCTCACATGGGAAGATTCGCTATCCGTGATATGGGTCAAACCGTAGCAGCAGGTATGTGTATAGACATAACCGACAAAAAATAA
- a CDS encoding ABC transporter permease, giving the protein MNKLTNKENKKIWTLYNANLRTKTIVILVVAALLFFSIILTSLFLNSDSTLTINFANINQPPSLEHIFGTDWMGRDMFTRTILGLGISIFVGMLTSLLTTVIAIVLGILSSINKVVDEAVALVIDLFGSIPHILLIMLVSLAFGTGLYGVVMGIGLTHWTPLARVLRAEIKQIKATDYVKLSQQLGKSKWWIAKKHILPLVVSQVIVGLILVFPHAIMHEASISFLGFGLSPHEPAIGIILSEAMKYFSVGCWWLAVFPGLSLLLLVLIFDLIGENVHKLLDPQSANT; this is encoded by the coding sequence ATGAACAAATTGACAAATAAAGAAAATAAGAAGATTTGGACACTATACAATGCAAATCTAAGAACAAAAACAATAGTAATTCTAGTAGTAGCAGCATTGTTATTTTTCTCAATAATATTAACAAGTTTATTTTTAAATTCAGATTCTACACTTACAATAAACTTTGCAAACATAAATCAACCACCATCACTTGAACATATCTTTGGAACAGATTGGATGGGACGTGACATGTTTACACGTACAATACTAGGACTTGGAATAAGTATATTTGTTGGAATGTTAACATCTTTACTTACAACAGTAATTGCAATAGTACTTGGAATACTTTCAAGTATAAACAAAGTAGTAGATGAAGCAGTAGCACTTGTAATTGATCTCTTCGGATCAATACCACACATACTTCTTATAATGCTTGTATCACTAGCTTTTGGTACAGGACTCTATGGAGTAGTAATGGGAATAGGACTTACACACTGGACACCTCTTGCACGTGTACTGAGAGCTGAAATAAAACAGATAAAAGCAACAGATTATGTGAAATTATCACAACAACTAGGAAAATCTAAATGGTGGATAGCAAAAAAACACATCCTACCACTTGTAGTATCACAGGTAATAGTAGGACTTATATTAGTATTCCCTCATGCAATTATGCACGAAGCAAGTATATCATTCCTTGGATTTGGTCTATCACCACATGAACCTGCAATAGGAATTATATTATCTGAAGCTATGAAATACTTCAGTGTTGGATGTTGGTGGCTTGCAGTATTCCCAGGACTTTCACTACTACTTCTTGTATTAATCTTTGACTTAATAGGAGAAAATGTACATAAACTACTCGATCCACAGAGTGCAAATACATAG
- the pyrH gene encoding UMP kinase: MRIVITIGGSILLKEYDSKRFEEYAEVIRQLNQEHEIFIVVGGGKPARQYISVVRDMGETESICDEIGIQVTRINARLLQCALKDIAYPAIPTNFQQALEYSATNKIVIMGGTEPAHSTDAVGSILAEYVGADLVINATSVDGLYDKDPNKFDDAKMFTEVTADQLMEVVSDNDTKAGTYEFIDKTAIEIIKRSSIKTIILNGNNPENLITALNEPIGTVIKN; this comes from the coding sequence ATGCGTATAGTAATTACAATTGGTGGATCAATACTTCTAAAAGAATATGATTCAAAAAGATTTGAAGAATATGCAGAAGTAATAAGACAATTAAATCAAGAACATGAAATTTTCATTGTAGTTGGTGGAGGAAAACCTGCTCGCCAATACATCAGTGTTGTACGAGACATGGGAGAAACAGAATCAATATGTGATGAAATAGGAATTCAAGTAACAAGAATTAATGCAAGACTGTTACAATGTGCACTTAAAGATATTGCATATCCAGCTATTCCTACAAACTTCCAACAAGCTCTTGAATACTCAGCTACTAATAAAATAGTTATAATGGGTGGAACAGAACCTGCTCACAGTACAGATGCAGTAGGAAGTATTCTTGCTGAATATGTTGGTGCTGACCTTGTTATTAATGCTACAAGTGTAGATGGTCTTTATGATAAAGATCCAAATAAATTTGATGATGCTAAAATGTTTACAGAAGTTACAGCAGATCAACTTATGGAAGTAGTATCAGATAATGATACAAAAGCAGGAACTTATGAATTTATTGATAAAACTGCAATTGAAATAATTAAAAGATCATCAATAAAAACCATTATCTTAAATGGTAACAATCCTGAAAATCTTATAACTGCACTAAATGAACCTATTGGAACAGTTATTAAAAACTAA
- the rpsJ gene encoding 30S ribosomal protein S10 gives MNKARIKLTGTDPEKIADVCNQLKSIAERTGVDLSGPIPLPTKKLVVPTRKSPDGEGKATWEKWELRIHKRLVGIEADERAMRQVMKVNVPDNVSIEIELKS, from the coding sequence ATGAACAAAGCTAGAATTAAATTAACCGGAACAGATCCTGAAAAGATTGCAGATGTATGTAATCAACTTAAAAGTATAGCTGAAAGAACTGGTGTAGATTTATCCGGTCCTATCCCTTTACCAACTAAAAAACTTGTTGTACCAACAAGAAAAAGTCCTGATGGTGAAGGAAAAGCTACATGGGAAAAATGGGAATTAAGAATTCACAAACGTCTTGTAGGCATCGAAGCTGATGAACGTGCTATGAGACAAGTTATGAAAGTGAATGTTCCTGATAATGTAAGTATTGAAATCGAACTTAAATCCTAA
- a CDS encoding transcription initiation factor IIB has translation MKEDVAEMEKKETKCPECGSTKLINDHERGEVVCGVCGLVIDDNIVDMGPEWRAFDHEQRDKRTRVGAPITYTIHDKGLSTMIDWRNKDIYGRDIPARNRAQWYRLRKWQRKIRISGATERNLAFALSELDRDSSRLGLPRSVRESASVVYRNAVENKLIRGRSIEGVVAASLYAACRRCKVPRTLDEIADVSRVSKKEVGRTYRFLTRELNIRLPPTSPIDYVPRFASELNLSGVVQSKAIEIINQAMEQGLTSGRGPTGVAAAALYIASVILGERKTQRDVADIAGVTEVTIRNRYKELTEQLDMGVNL, from the coding sequence ATGAAAGAAGACGTTGCAGAGATGGAGAAAAAGGAAACAAAATGTCCTGAATGTGGTTCAACAAAACTTATCAACGACCATGAACGTGGAGAAGTTGTATGTGGAGTATGTGGTCTTGTAATTGATGATAATATCGTTGATATGGGACCTGAATGGAGAGCATTTGACCACGAACAAAGAGATAAAAGAACAAGGGTTGGAGCTCCTATCACATACACAATACACGATAAAGGTCTATCTACCATGATTGACTGGAGAAACAAAGATATCTATGGTAGAGATATTCCAGCACGTAACCGTGCACAGTGGTATCGTCTAAGAAAATGGCAACGTAAAATAAGAATTAGTGGAGCTACAGAACGTAACCTTGCATTTGCACTCAGTGAACTTGACCGTGACTCTTCAAGACTTGGACTTCCAAGATCAGTACGTGAATCAGCATCTGTTGTATACAGAAATGCTGTGGAAAACAAACTTATCCGTGGACGTAGTATTGAAGGTGTAGTTGCAGCATCACTATATGCAGCATGTAGACGTTGTAAAGTTCCAAGAACTCTTGATGAAATTGCAGATGTATCACGTGTAAGTAAAAAAGAAGTTGGACGTACATACCGTTTCCTAACTCGTGAACTTAACATAAGACTTCCACCTACATCACCAATTGATTATGTTCCACGTTTTGCAAGTGAACTTAACTTATCTGGTGTTGTACAATCTAAAGCTATTGAAATCATTAACCAGGCAATGGAACAAGGTTTAACTAGTGGTAGAGGTCCTACTGGTGTTGCAGCAGCAGCACTATACATTGCAAGTGTAATTCTTGGTGAAAGAAAAACACAACGTGATGTTGCAGATATTGCAGGTGTAACTGAAGTAACAATCAGAAACAGATATAAAGAACTAACAGAACAACTAGATATGGGTGTTAACTTATAG
- a CDS encoding ABC transporter substrate-binding protein yields the protein MQKKYKYAIVAVIAVVVIVAIAASLFGGVKDNDPTHLVVTSINHAGEPEAGFNPLTGWGCGHINFNPLIQSTLFNSDKDGNIKNDLATGYNISSDGLKWTVDIRDDVKFSNNDSLKASDVAFTFNEARTSNSELDMSNLDHATALNDTTVEFTLKKPQSTFIYSLRYIGIVPEKGYNNETYGKNPIGTGPYKLKQWDKGQQAIFVENENYYGQKPYFKQITMLFPEEDNAIEYAKSKQADVVQASFMNLDQKIDGYHMVEYKGSRAQGISLPFLNDTGEKTDQGNPVGNNVTADPAIREALNIGINREEIANTVYQGHATPDSTGIDLRAYSNDAAKVKDNQVDEAKKVLDEGGWVDSDGDGIREKNGLKASFKLYYSAKNMDRQSLATVVKEQAKNLGIEVELEGTDWDTIYKNMYNSPVVFQQSSEDPYKTVYQQYHSKENYTEDNYMNPGAYSNSEVDSVLDQAMTTTDLNASNDLWAKAAYIDSNNGFGPAAEASWLWIVDYNHCYFVGDDIDMGTPPTMPQDYLQNICEWKRVDK from the coding sequence ATGCAAAAGAAGTATAAATATGCAATAGTAGCAGTTATAGCAGTAGTTGTAATTGTAGCAATAGCAGCATCTTTATTTGGAGGAGTAAAAGATAACGACCCAACACACCTGGTTGTAACATCAATCAACCATGCAGGTGAGCCAGAAGCTGGATTTAACCCACTTACAGGTTGGGGATGTGGACACATAAATTTTAATCCACTCATTCAAAGTACTTTATTTAACTCAGATAAAGATGGAAACATTAAAAATGACTTAGCAACAGGATATAATATAAGTTCAGATGGACTAAAATGGACAGTAGATATAAGAGATGACGTAAAATTTTCAAACAATGATTCACTTAAAGCATCAGATGTAGCATTTACATTTAATGAAGCAAGAACAAGTAACTCAGAACTTGATATGAGTAACCTTGATCATGCAACAGCACTAAATGATACAACAGTAGAATTTACACTTAAAAAACCACAATCAACATTCATATACTCATTAAGATACATAGGAATTGTACCTGAAAAAGGATATAATAATGAAACATACGGTAAAAATCCAATAGGAACAGGTCCATACAAACTTAAACAATGGGATAAAGGACAGCAAGCAATATTTGTTGAAAATGAAAACTACTATGGTCAAAAACCATACTTTAAACAGATAACAATGCTCTTCCCTGAAGAGGATAATGCAATAGAATATGCAAAATCAAAACAAGCAGATGTTGTACAAGCATCATTTATGAATCTAGATCAAAAAATTGATGGATATCATATGGTTGAATATAAAGGTTCAAGAGCACAAGGTATATCATTACCATTCCTTAATGATACAGGTGAAAAAACAGATCAAGGAAATCCTGTAGGTAACAATGTAACAGCAGATCCAGCAATAAGAGAAGCTTTAAACATTGGTATTAACAGAGAAGAAATTGCAAATACTGTATATCAAGGTCATGCAACACCAGATTCAACAGGAATTGACTTAAGAGCTTACAGCAATGATGCTGCTAAAGTAAAAGATAATCAAGTTGATGAAGCTAAAAAAGTTTTAGATGAAGGTGGATGGGTTGACTCAGATGGTGATGGAATAAGAGAGAAAAATGGATTAAAAGCTTCCTTTAAACTATACTACAGTGCTAAAAACATGGACAGACAATCACTAGCAACTGTTGTAAAAGAACAAGCTAAAAACTTAGGAATTGAAGTTGAACTTGAAGGAACAGATTGGGATACAATTTATAAAAATATGTATAATAGTCCTGTTGTTTTCCAACAATCATCAGAAGATCCATATAAAACAGTATATCAACAGTATCATTCAAAAGAAAACTATACAGAGGATAATTATATGAATCCTGGTGCATATAGCAATAGTGAAGTTGATTCAGTATTAGATCAGGCTATGACAACAACAGATCTTAATGCATCAAATGATCTTTGGGCAAAAGCAGCATATATTGATTCAAACAATGGATTTGGTCCTGCTGCTGAAGCTTCATGGTTATGGATTGTAGATTATAATCATTGCTACTTTGTAGGTGATGATATTGATATGGGTACACCACCAACTATGCCACAAGATTATCTACAAAATATTTGTGAATGGAAACGTGTTGATAAATAG
- a CDS encoding ABC transporter ATP-binding protein, producing MSELLKVEHLSISFRQYFKGLQQKDLRVISDLSLDLHDHEILAILGSSGSGKSLLAQSLLGILPENAHTEGVMKYKGEDLTQEIKEEIRGDKISLIPQSVNYLNPLMKIKKQAIGNVSEDDKELYAQKSQKQREIFDRYGLSPEVDDMYPFQLSGGMARKVLLSTALLNDPEIIIADEPTPGLDQPAIDETINDLIELKEQGVGLILITHDINTALRCSDRIAILYLGYVVEITDTSNFTSDAKRLYHPYTKALSLALPENEFKLTLGQQPSYNEIPKGCPYSDNCPYKTQQCIDELPDLIELNGRMIRCFHPQIEDEGES from the coding sequence ATGAGCGAATTATTAAAAGTAGAACATCTTTCAATATCATTTAGACAGTACTTTAAAGGACTACAGCAGAAAGATCTACGAGTAATATCTGATCTTTCACTTGATCTTCATGATCATGAAATACTAGCAATACTTGGATCTAGTGGTTCTGGAAAAAGTCTTCTTGCACAATCACTTCTTGGAATACTTCCTGAAAATGCACATACAGAAGGTGTAATGAAGTATAAAGGTGAGGATCTAACACAAGAAATTAAAGAAGAAATACGTGGAGATAAAATAAGTCTCATACCACAGTCTGTAAATTATCTAAATCCATTAATGAAGATAAAAAAACAGGCAATTGGTAATGTTTCAGAAGATGACAAAGAATTATATGCACAAAAATCACAAAAGCAAAGAGAAATATTTGACAGATATGGTCTTAGCCCTGAAGTTGATGATATGTATCCATTCCAACTTTCTGGTGGTATGGCACGTAAAGTTCTTCTTTCAACAGCACTTCTTAATGATCCAGAAATCATAATTGCAGATGAACCAACACCAGGACTTGATCAACCAGCAATAGATGAAACTATAAATGATTTAATAGAACTTAAAGAGCAAGGTGTAGGATTAATACTAATTACACACGATATAAACACAGCACTAAGATGTAGTGATAGAATTGCAATACTATATCTTGGATATGTAGTTGAAATAACAGATACATCTAATTTCACATCTGATGCTAAGAGGTTATATCATCCATATACAAAGGCATTATCACTAGCACTTCCTGAAAATGAATTTAAATTAACACTAGGACAACAACCATCATACAATGAAATACCAAAAGGATGTCCATATAGTGATAACTGTCCATATAAAACACAACAATGTATAGATGAACTACCAGATCTTATAGAATTAAATGGACGTATGATCAGATGTTTCCACCCACAAATAGAAGATGAAGGAGAGAGTTAA
- a CDS encoding ATP-binding cassette domain-containing protein — MDILKAENITFGYKKNVNIIEDINFQMDNNSIVGLFGDSGSGKTTFGKIITNFIDNYTGSVTVNGEEISSKEFNPVQLIYQHPEKVMNPRWNMGKILTESWNPPQDVLDEFGIKKEWLKRYPSELSGGELQRFSILRSLNPKTKFIVADEITTMLDAITQAQIWTSVINHCRKNNVGILAVSHDMNLLERICDDIIYFNELNHKK; from the coding sequence ATGGATATTTTAAAAGCTGAAAATATAACATTTGGATATAAAAAGAATGTAAATATAATAGAAGATATTAACTTTCAGATGGATAATAACTCAATTGTTGGTCTTTTTGGAGATAGTGGATCTGGAAAAACAACATTTGGTAAAATTATTACAAACTTCATTGATAACTACACAGGATCTGTAACAGTAAATGGAGAGGAAATTTCATCAAAAGAATTTAATCCTGTGCAACTTATCTATCAGCACCCTGAAAAGGTTATGAATCCACGATGGAATATGGGTAAGATACTTACAGAATCATGGAATCCACCACAGGATGTACTAGATGAATTTGGTATAAAAAAAGAATGGCTTAAACGTTATCCATCAGAACTCTCAGGTGGAGAACTTCAAAGATTTAGTATACTAAGATCACTTAATCCAAAGACAAAGTTTATTGTTGCTGATGAAATTACAACAATGCTTGATGCAATAACACAAGCACAAATTTGGACGTCTGTAATTAATCATTGTAGAAAAAATAATGTTGGCATATTGGCGGTAAGCCATGATATGAACTTACTTGAAAGGATATGTGATGATATTATATATTTCAATGAATTAAATCATAAGAAATAG
- the prf1 gene encoding peptide chain release factor aRF-1 has protein sequence MTDASSKELYEVKKTLKELENKKGRGTELVSVYIPPEKQISDVAKHMRDELGQSSNIKSKQTKKNVQSAIEVIIQRLKLFPKPPEKGLVMFVGMIPRGGPGTEKMETYVFQPPEPVQTYTYHCDSQFYIEPLRQIIEYKEVYGVVVLDRKESTIATLRGKRVDIVKHLTSGVPGKHKAGGQSQRRFDRVIELAAHEFLKRIGSYVDEAFLPLKDELKGVLVGGPGHTKNDFVEGDYLNYEINDKIINIVDTSYTGDFGIREVIDESADTLEEMDIMKEKKLMKKFLTGLISENGLSSYGEKEIRTNLQMGAVETLLISENLKSKRLTYECAACGNMMQKTLRQHQKQEEERCSNCNEVMKVAKEQETAEELIELAEEVNTHVEVISVETEEGTQLDKAFGGIAGILRYKVK, from the coding sequence ATGACTGATGCATCTTCAAAAGAATTATATGAAGTTAAAAAGACTTTAAAAGAGCTTGAAAATAAGAAAGGTCGTGGAACAGAACTTGTAAGTGTATATATACCACCTGAAAAACAGATCAGTGATGTAGCAAAACATATGAGAGATGAACTAGGACAGAGTTCAAACATTAAAAGTAAACAGACAAAGAAAAATGTACAATCAGCAATTGAGGTAATTATTCAACGTCTAAAACTTTTCCCAAAACCACCTGAAAAAGGACTTGTAATGTTTGTAGGTATGATTCCAAGAGGTGGACCAGGAACAGAAAAAATGGAAACATACGTATTCCAGCCACCTGAACCTGTACAGACATATACTTACCACTGTGACAGTCAATTCTATATTGAACCACTTCGTCAAATTATTGAATATAAAGAAGTATATGGTGTAGTTGTACTTGATAGGAAAGAATCTACAATTGCAACACTCAGAGGTAAAAGAGTAGATATTGTAAAACACCTAACTAGTGGTGTACCTGGTAAGCATAAAGCTGGGGGTCAGTCACAAAGAAGGTTTGACCGTGTAATTGAACTTGCAGCTCACGAGTTCCTAAAACGTATTGGTTCATATGTTGATGAAGCATTCCTTCCACTTAAAGATGAACTTAAAGGTGTACTTGTTGGTGGTCCTGGACATACTAAAAATGACTTTGTAGAAGGAGATTATCTTAACTATGAAATTAATGATAAAATTATTAACATTGTAGATACATCCTATACTGGTGATTTTGGTATTCGTGAAGTTATTGATGAATCAGCAGATACTCTTGAAGAAATGGATATTATGAAAGAGAAAAAGTTAATGAAGAAATTCTTAACTGGTCTTATATCTGAAAATGGTCTTTCATCTTATGGTGAAAAAGAGATCAGAACAAATCTCCAGATGGGTGCTGTTGAAACACTTCTCATATCTGAAAATCTTAAAAGTAAAAGATTAACATATGAATGTGCTGCATGTGGAAATATGATGCAGAAAACTTTAAGACAACATCAAAAACAGGAAGAAGAACGTTGTTCTAATTGTAATGAAGTTATGAAAGTTGCAAAAGAACAAGAAACTGCAGAAGAATTAATTGAACTTGCCGAAGAAGTAAATACTCATGTTGAAGTTATTTCTGTTGAAACAGAAGAAGGTACTCAACTTGATAAAGCATTTGGTGGAATTGCAGGTATTCTAAGATACAAAGTAAAATAG
- a CDS encoding DUF2116 family Zn-ribbon domain-containing protein: MAVEAHKHCAICGQPIPLSESFCSDKCEEQYRARQKQMAKQRKILYAVIAIFVVIYLVMMIGKM, from the coding sequence ATGGCAGTAGAAGCTCACAAACACTGTGCAATATGTGGACAACCTATACCTTTATCTGAATCATTTTGTTCTGATAAATGTGAAGAACAATACAGAGCAAGACAAAAACAAATGGCAAAACAAAGAAAAATTCTTTATGCAGTAATTGCTATATTTGTTGTAATCTATCTTGTAATGATGATAGGTAAAATGTAG